From the genome of Streptomyces sp. NBC_01304:
GCTCTCCACGCCGCTCGCCATACAGGCGGCCGCCGCCCGCTCCACGCGCTCCGCCAGCTCGGTGTAGGAGATCCGGGTCCGGCCGTCGACGACGGCCTCCCGGTCACCGAACCGCTCACCGGCGGTCCGCACCAGCTGGGGAATGCTGCCCCACTCCACGTCTGTGCGCATCGCAAGCCCTTCCACCGCAGTAGCTGACTATCCGTCAGATTAGCTGTAGCGTTCCCCGCTGTCAGTAGTGAGGCAGGGCAAGTTGATCGCGGAGGTGGCGATGGCGGCGGCGACTCTCAAGGACGCTACAGCGATAGTCGGGATAGGTCAGACCCCCTTCGCCAAACAACTTCCGGAGGGCGAGAAGACCTTGGCCTGCCGGGCCATCCTCGCCGCGCTGGAGGACGCCGGAATCGCTCCCTCCGAGGTGGACGCCTTCGCGTCCTACACGATGGAGGAGACCGACGAGGTGGAGGTGGCGAAGGCCATCGGGGCCGGCGACGTCACCTTCTTCAGCAAGATCGGGTACGGCGGCGGCGGCTCCTGCGCCACCGTCGGCCATCTCGCCTCCGCCATCGCCACCGGGCAGGCGAACGTCGGTATCGCCTGGCGGTCGCGCAAGCGGGGCAGCGGGCCCCGCCCCTGGAAGAACACCACGGTCCAACTCCCCACCCCCGCGCAGTGGACCAGGCCCTACGGCCTGCTCCGCCCCGCCGACGAGATCGCGATGCTCGCGCGCCGCTACATGCACGAGTACGGCGCTACCCGCGACCATCTCTTCAACGTCGCCCTCGCCTGCCGCAACCGGGCCAACCAGAACCCGGCCGCGATGATGTACGAACGCCCACTCACGCGCGAGATGTACATGACCGCGCGCATGATCAGCGAGCCGCTGTGCCTCTTCGACAACTGCCTCGAGACCGATGGCGCGTTGGCGTGCGTCATCGTCTCCGCCGAGCGCGCACGCGACTGCCGGCAGAAGCCCGTGTACGTCCACTCCGTCGCCCAGGGCCTGCCCGCCCAGCACCACGGCATGGTCAACTACTGGAACGACGACCCGCTCACCGGCCCCGCCTGGACGGCGGCCCGACACCTGTGGAAGCAGGCCGACTTCGGCCCCCAGGACGTCGACGTCGCCCAGATCTACGACGCCTTCACCCCGCTGATCCCCCTCTCCCTGGAGGGCTACGGCTTCTGCGGCCGCGGCGAGGGCGGCGCCTTCACCGAGGGCGGGGCGCTGGAGATCGGCGGGACGCTGCCGATCAACACCGGCGGCGGGGGTCTCTCGGAGGCGTACGTCCATGGCTTCAACCTCATCAACGAGGGCGTGAAGCAGCTGCGCGGCACCAGCACGGCACAGGTTCCCGATGCCGCCACCTGCCTGGTCACCGCCGGTGAAGGTGTCCCCACTTCGGCCTTCCTGCTGAGGAGTTGAGAGATCCGATGACGAATGAGCTTCTTTCGCCCGTCGCCGACGAGGACGGCGCCCCCTTCTGGGAGTACGCCGCCCAGGGCGAGCTCCGCATCCAGGCCTGCGCCAACGAGGCCTGCGCCGAGCTGCGCTTCCCGCCCCGCCCCTGCTGCCCGCACTGCCAGTCCTTCGACAGCGAGTGGCGCCGGATGAGCGGCAAGGGACGCGTCTGGTCGTACGTCATCCCGCACCCGCCCCTGCTGCCCGCCTACGCCGACCAGCCCGGCTACAACGCGATCGTCGTCGAACTCGCCGACGCGCCCCGCATCCGCCTGGTCGGCAACCTCGTCACCGAGCCGGACGCCCCGCTCAACTCCCTGCCGAAGGACCGCCTGCGCATCGGCGCCCGCGTCCAGGTGGCCTTCACCGAGGTCGACGGGATCGCCGTGCCGCGCTGGATCCTGGACAGGTGAGGCGCATGTCCTCCGCGAGCGGCCTGCGTGTGGAGACGGACAAGGAGACCGGCGTCGCCGTCGTCACCCTCGACCGTCCGGCGAAGTACAACGCCATCGACCTGGACACGGCCGCCGAACTCACCGCCACCTGGCGGCAGTTCCGCTTCGACGACTCCGTGCGGGCCATCGTCGTCACGGGGGCGGGCGACAAGGCCTTCTGCACGGGCATCGACCGCTCCGTCGACGTACCGCAGCCGTCCGGCCCGTACTCGATCGACGACCCGCTCATCGCGATCGGCCCCAAGGCGAACGACCTCTGGAAACCGGTGATCGCCGCCGTCAACGGCATGGCGTGCGGCGGGGCCTTCTATCTCCTGGGCGAGGCGGAGTTCATCGTCGCCGCCGAGCACGCCGAGTTCTTCGATCCGCACACGACGTACGGGATGGTCAGCGCGTACGAGGCGATCTACATGGCGCAGCGCATGCCGTTCGGCGAAGTCGCGCGGATGTCGCTGATGGGGACCGCCGAGCGGATCTCGGCGCGGCGCGCGTACGAGACGGGGTTGGTGAGCGAACTCGCTGACAGCGGGCAGGAGTTGGAGGCCGCGCTCGCCTGTGCCCGGACCATCGCCGGTTATCCGGCCGAGGCCGTGCAGGGCACCGTACGGGCCCTGTGGGCGACGAAAGAGGCGGCGCGCGCGCAGGCACTGGCGCACGCGCCGCATCTCATCACGCTCGGCAATCTGCCGCCGGAGCAGCAGGCGGGGCTGTTCGGCGGGCGGGGTGGCGGTTACCGGGTGCGGTGACCTGACGGCCGTCGAAGACAACTGTCAGCTGACGGTCGTCATCGGCTGCCGTCAGCTGTTCGTCTTGTAGACGGACGGGATGGTGCACTTGCCGACGAGCGTCTCCATGTCGCCGTCCACGCTCCGGACCGTCGCGTGCAGGACGCCCTCCTTGACCTCACCCGGCCCCACGTCAGGTACCGAGTACGTGGTGGTGCCCAGGACCTTCTTGTCCCACTTGCGGATGAAGTCGAGGCTGCCCGCGTAACTGGCGGACTGCGTCTTGTTGTTGTTGGTGATGCGGTACGTGAACTTGACGTCGCCCTGGGTCGCGGAGTCCCGCCTGATCTGGCAGCGGTCCAGCCAGAAGTCCTCCTTGCCCTCGGAGATCGCCCCAGCAGTGGGGGCGGCGGTGTTGCCCGAGGTCGAGGTGCCGGAGGACGTGGACCCGGAGGTGACGTCGTCGTCGTGGCCGCCGCTGCTCCCGCTGCTGCCGCCGACTCCGAAGCCGCCGCTCGACGAGCTGGAGCTGCCCGAACTGTCGTGGTCGTCGTCGCAGCCGCCGCCGTCGCCGCCACGGCGGGCACCGGTCAGGACGACGACGACCGCGGCCGCGACGGCGATGGAGCGGACATGGCGAAGCTTCACGTGCAGAACCCCCGTAGGTTCACGATTTATGACTGGTTCACGGTTGATGACTGCTGGTTGGTGAGCCCGCGGCTCAGAAGTCCAGCTTGCTGACCGACTTGACCGTGCACTGGCCCGACAGCGCGGACATGTTGTCGTCGGAGACCATGCCGGTGACCTCGCCGGTGACCTTCGCGCCGGCCGCCACGTCGCTCTGCGTGAACAGGCCCATGCTGGTCGCCGTGCCGGCGGTCTCCTTGAACTCGAAGGTGCCGGAGTAGTCGGCTTCCTTGACCGAGTTGCCGTTGGTGATCTCGTACTTGAACTTGACCTCGCCGAAGGTCTCACTGGTGCTGCTGACCTCACAGGCGGTGATCTTGACGTCCGACTCGCCCTCGGTCTTCGTGCCGTCGGCGCTGCTGCCCGAGGTGCCCGAGCTGTAGCCGCCGGTCGAGACCTCGTAGTCGTCGTCGCTGCCGCCGCTGGAGCTGCTGCTGCCGCCGGAGGTGAAGCCACCGCTGGACGAGCTGGAGCTGGAGCCGTTGTCGTCGTCGCAGCCGCCGCCGTGGCCACGGCGGGCGCCGGTCAGGGCGACGACGACCGTGGCGACCACGGCTATGTACCGGACATGGCGCATCTTCATGTGAGACCCCCGATGTTGCTGGCTTGTGGTGTGGGTTCTAGGTGTTGTTGAAGGGCCTGAAGTGTCAGGCGCGCGTCACCTTAGCAGCGGGGCGGGGCCCGGAAATAACCGGAGATTAAAGGGATCCCAAGGGATCTCGCGGGTTCTCGCTACTGGGCCCGCGCCCGCAGCTCGGCGATGCGCGGCGACCTGCTACTCGGCGAATCGAGGCTGAAGCTGCGTGCGTCGCCCAACTCGTCGCGTACGAACGCCTCGGTCGTCGTGACGGCCTTCCTGAGGGCCGCGTCCGGCGTCACCCAGGCCTCCCACACAATCTCCCCCGCGTCCACGTCGTACTCCCACAGTCCGACGAGCCGGCCCCGGTCCACGATCATGTGCGAGGGGGAGTCGGCGAGTTGGCCGAGCGTCTTGCGGCCCTTTGTGTCGGGGGCGATACGGGCCGCATCGGCGGGGTCGAGGAGCCTGCTCGCGAAGTCCCGGTGCAGCAGATGCATCCCGTCGATCCCGGCGACCAGCGCGTACGACGGCTTCTTCGGCGTCCGGTACGCGGCGAAGTCGTCCTGCAGCGCCGCCGGGAGCAACAGCCCGTCTCCTACGTCGACGAGGTCGAGCCCGGCCGTCGCCGCCTTGGCCGCGGCCGCCGTGACCCCGGAGAACCACCGGAAGTGCGCCATCGAGGCGGGCCCCGCCCAGGCGAAGTACCGCCGCGCGAGCTCGGCCCGCGCGCTCTCCGGCGTGAGCTTGCCGGTGTCTTCGATCTTGCTGGTGTCTTCGCTGTCGAGGCCCCACCGGACATACCCGTACCGCTGCTGATCGAGCCGCCCGTCCACCGGTACGCGGCGGATGGCCCCGCGGGCCTGGAGCAGTCCCAGCGCGAGCGGCAGGGTGCTGCTCAGGCCCCGCTTCTTGCCCGCCTCGCCCAGGCTGCGTACGGCGTCTCCCGTCGTTGCCTTGATCTTCCGCGGATCGAGCGGTACGTCGCTGTCGCCGAGCGCGCCGGTGACCGCCGCGCAGAGCTCGTCGACTTCGTCCCGGGTCACGCCGAGGTGCTTCTCGGCGCTGCGCAGCTCGGCCTCGGGGACGCCCGCCCCGACCGTGAGCCCGAGGGCGAAGTCCTGGGCCGGCAGCACGTACGTACACCCGCGGGCACTGGGCAGCTCATGAATCACGAGCGCCGCGACGGCCGCGTCGACCTCCTCCCGGCCGGCCCCGCAGCGGGCGCGCAGCCCGAGATAGGGCGCGGACCCGCCGACGGAGCGGGCCCAGCCGGTACGGGCGAGTACGTCGGCGCAGTCGGCGCCCTGGAGGGTGCCGTCCAGGCCCTGCCGGTGCGCCCACCAGGCGCGTAGCCGCTCGATCTGCATGGGCCCAGTGTGGCCGGGGCGCAGCGCCTGCCGCATGGCGAGGCTCCCGGACCCGGCGTAGCGTCGTGATCGAGAGCTCGACGAGGTCCGGCGCTGAACGTTGCCGGTCCCAAGGAGGTCACCGCGAATGATGCGCGACGGAGTCAGCAAGGTCCGCAACGTCATCGGGTCGCTCCTCGCTCTCGCCGGAGCGACGGCCGCCGTCTGGAGCCCCTTCCGTGCCTGGTACGACGGCCGTCACGGGCGTGATTACCGCTTGGACGAACTCTTCTCCCGCGCCGGAGTCACGGACGCCAAGGCTCAGCTCTTCGCCTCCCTCTTCCTGCCGTTCCTCTTCGCGGCGGTGGTCACGCTGGCGGGGATCCTGCTGCGCTCGCGCCTGCTGATCGCCCTGGCGGGCGTCGTCGTACTGGGCTTCACCATCCTGTGGATGGTGCGGCTCGGACAGGCGCAGGGCTCCCTGACGGTCGACGGCGACGGCCGCGGCGTGGACGTGGGCGCCGCGAACGCCTTCGTGGGCGGGGCGGTCCTGCTGCTCGCGGCCCTGTTGATGGCGGGGCGCCGCAAGCGGGTGCGTGCGCAGGCCTCTGGCGAGCCGGAGCAGTATCAGGCGCCGGAGCCGGAGCAGTATCAGCCGCCGGAGCCTGATGTCGCGCCGCCTCCTCCTGCGTACGACGGCCCGCCCACGCTGGACGGGATGCCGTCGCCGCCTGCCTCTCCCTCGGCGGAGGCTCAGCCTCCTGCTTGGCAGCGGCCGCCGCAGCAGTAATTGCGATGCTGTGTACGGGATGCGCTGGATAGCCTCCAGCGCATGTCACAGCTTTCACAGCAGCCCGTGCAACTCGTCATCCAGATAACCGCTCTGCCGGGGCGCGGAGGCGACCAGATCGCTGCGTACAAGCGCCTGGCCCCTCTCGTACGGGCCGAGGACGGCTGCCTCCAATACGACCTGCACCAGGTCGCGGGCGATCCCGACCGCTTCGTCCTCATCGAGCGCTGGTCGTCGCGAGCCGCGCTCGCCGCGCACGACGCGACCCCGCACATGATCGAGGCCGACGCGGCAAGCCCGGCGTTCCGGGCGGGACCCGCGGAGGTCATCGAGCTTGACCCCGACCCCTTGGCCTGAGGCCCTTATCCGTTATCCGTTATCCGTTGTCCCGTTATCCCGGGAAGCGCTGCACGTACCGCCGCTGCCAGGGCGTCTCGACGGCGCGCGGGTCGTAGTTCTCCCGTACGTACGCCACGGCCTCTTCGGCCGGCACCCCGTCGAGCACGGCGATGCACGCGAGCGCGGTCCCGGTCCGCCCCCGCCCGCCCGCGCAGGCCACCTCGACGCGTTCGCCGGGGGCCCGCTCCCACATCTCGGTGAGCAGGGCCCTCGCCTGGTCGCGGTCGCGGGGGAGGCGGAAGTCGGGCCAGGGGAGCCAGGTTTGGGGCCAAGGGGTGAGCGGGGGTTGCTTGCCCAGGAGGTAGAGGGCGTGGGTCGGGGCCTGCGCCTCGGGTCCCTCGGGCAGGGGATGGCGCAGGCCTCTGCCTCGGATCAGCCTGCCGGAGGGGAGGCGTAGGACGCCGGGGGTTTGGGGGGACCAGGTGTCCGTTGTCGCTGTCACTGTTGTAGGGCTTGGATCAGGGCGGCCCAGGCGGTGGGCGCTGTGCGCAGTACGGCTTGGGGGGTGTCGCTCTCTCGGCAGAGGATGTGGCCGTCCTGGGCGGTGGCCAGTTCCACGCAGTCGGAGTTCACGTCTCCGCTGCTGAAGCTCGACTTCTGCCAGACGAGTGCTGTCATCGATACCCCCATCACAGGACATAGAGCATGTGCTGGACGAGCCTGAGCGAGTCCGCCTCTGTATAGGACACGTGTGCGGGCTCGGGGTCAAGTGGAGGCAGCGCGGCGGAGCTGAGGTTCTCGAAGGTCCGCGCGTACTCGGCCAGGTGCGCTGTGTCCCCCAGGCAGAGGGACGACACCGGATGCTCCACGTAGACCGTGTTCAGCTGGGGGACCGAAGCCTCGAAAATGCTGAACGGCACGCCCCTCACCTCGGGATTGGCCTTGGCTTTGAACGGCAGGAACTGGATTCGTACGTTGGGCAGTTCGGCCGCGACGAGTAGATGCTCAAGTTGGCGGCGCATGATCGCAGCTTCCACGAACCCCATGTGCAGGGCGGCCTCGTGAATCACGGCGTGCAGCATGGGTGGGTTGCTGCTCGTCAGCACTCGCTGGCGCCGAAGGCGGAACTCGACCTGACGCTCGAAGGCCTTCAGGTCTGATTCGGCGGTCGGCGCCTGAAAGAGCGCCCGCGTGTATTCCTCGGTCTGCAAGAGCCCTGGGATGTACAGCCACTGGAAGGTGCGGTGAGCCAGGGCGGAGTCCTCCAGCTCGGCCAGATCCAGGGCGCGCGAGTCCATCACCTTCCGGTACTCGTGCCACCAGCCCCGCCCTGATGCGTTGCCCATGGCGACCAAGGCCTCGATATAGGGCTTGTCTTGGCAACCATATTTCGCGGCGAGGGTTCGCAACTTTCCCTCTGGGATGGCTGTTCGAGCTCGCTCGATGTGGCCAAGATGTGGGCCGCCCAGTCCGACTGCGGCGCCCGCTTCCCCTGCCGACAGCCCACTCGCATCGCGGAGTTTGCGTAGCTCTTGCCCCAAACGGCGTTGCCGCTGCGTTGGGTTGGTGCGAAGGCCCATGTGTGACTCCCTCCAGGACACGCGAAGTCTGCCTGTTGATGGGGGAGTTGGTCCACTCGATCGAGGGCAATGTCGTCGAACCGGTTGCTTTGCTAAACCCTCTATCCCTAGCGTCGAAGACGTACCGCCCAACCGGCAACCCGGGACGGAAGCGCACCGAGGCCTGCCCAGGCTCGACAAAGCCACCCCCGAACCGCCCGGCCGGGCACCCGGTGACGCAAGGAGGCCCACCGTGTCCTACCGCAGCAGCGAGTTCTCGCTCGTCTTCCCGCCCGACCCTGCCTGGGTCCGCGTCGCGAGGGAGGCGGTACGGGCGGCGGCGCACCACTCGGGGATAGGCGAACTGGACGACACCGCCGCCCTGTTGACCTCAGAGGTCGTCACGAACGCGGTGATCGCCTGCCAGGGCGGTCGCTGCGACGCCCCGGTCGCGCTGCACGCCCAGTGGGCCGCGCCGGGCAGCCTCCACGTCCTCGTACGGGACGCCGCCCCGGGGTTCCCGGTCCAGAGGGCGGCCCCGCCGGACGAGGAGGGCGGGCGAGGCCTCCATCTCATCGGGGCCTGCGCCACGGAGTGGGGGGTGTGCCGGCATGGGGCGGGGTCGGGGAAGGCGGTGTGGTTTCAGCTGGGCG
Proteins encoded in this window:
- a CDS encoding DNA glycosylase AlkZ-like family protein yields the protein MQIERLRAWWAHRQGLDGTLQGADCADVLARTGWARSVGGSAPYLGLRARCGAGREEVDAAVAALVIHELPSARGCTYVLPAQDFALGLTVGAGVPEAELRSAEKHLGVTRDEVDELCAAVTGALGDSDVPLDPRKIKATTGDAVRSLGEAGKKRGLSSTLPLALGLLQARGAIRRVPVDGRLDQQRYGYVRWGLDSEDTSKIEDTGKLTPESARAELARRYFAWAGPASMAHFRWFSGVTAAAAKAATAGLDLVDVGDGLLLPAALQDDFAAYRTPKKPSYALVAGIDGMHLLHRDFASRLLDPADAARIAPDTKGRKTLGQLADSPSHMIVDRGRLVGLWEYDVDAGEIVWEAWVTPDAALRKAVTTTEAFVRDELGDARSFSLDSPSSRSPRIAELRARAQ
- a CDS encoding protein-tyrosine phosphatase family protein yields the protein MTATTDTWSPQTPGVLRLPSGRLIRGRGLRHPLPEGPEAQAPTHALYLLGKQPPLTPWPQTWLPWPDFRLPRDRDQARALLTEMWERAPGERVEVACAGGRGRTGTALACIAVLDGVPAEEAVAYVRENYDPRAVETPWQRRYVQRFPG
- a CDS encoding lipid-transfer protein, with amino-acid sequence MAAATLKDATAIVGIGQTPFAKQLPEGEKTLACRAILAALEDAGIAPSEVDAFASYTMEETDEVEVAKAIGAGDVTFFSKIGYGGGGSCATVGHLASAIATGQANVGIAWRSRKRGSGPRPWKNTTVQLPTPAQWTRPYGLLRPADEIAMLARRYMHEYGATRDHLFNVALACRNRANQNPAAMMYERPLTREMYMTARMISEPLCLFDNCLETDGALACVIVSAERARDCRQKPVYVHSVAQGLPAQHHGMVNYWNDDPLTGPAWTAARHLWKQADFGPQDVDVAQIYDAFTPLIPLSLEGYGFCGRGEGGAFTEGGALEIGGTLPINTGGGGLSEAYVHGFNLINEGVKQLRGTSTAQVPDAATCLVTAGEGVPTSAFLLRS
- a CDS encoding enoyl-CoA hydratase/isomerase family protein, producing MSSASGLRVETDKETGVAVVTLDRPAKYNAIDLDTAAELTATWRQFRFDDSVRAIVVTGAGDKAFCTGIDRSVDVPQPSGPYSIDDPLIAIGPKANDLWKPVIAAVNGMACGGAFYLLGEAEFIVAAEHAEFFDPHTTYGMVSAYEAIYMAQRMPFGEVARMSLMGTAERISARRAYETGLVSELADSGQELEAALACARTIAGYPAEAVQGTVRALWATKEAARAQALAHAPHLITLGNLPPEQQAGLFGGRGGGYRVR
- a CDS encoding Zn-ribbon domain-containing OB-fold protein encodes the protein MTNELLSPVADEDGAPFWEYAAQGELRIQACANEACAELRFPPRPCCPHCQSFDSEWRRMSGKGRVWSYVIPHPPLLPAYADQPGYNAIVVELADAPRIRLVGNLVTEPDAPLNSLPKDRLRIGARVQVAFTEVDGIAVPRWILDR
- a CDS encoding DUF397 domain-containing protein, with the translated sequence MTALVWQKSSFSSGDVNSDCVELATAQDGHILCRESDTPQAVLRTAPTAWAALIQALQQ
- a CDS encoding helix-turn-helix domain-containing protein; the protein is MGLRTNPTQRQRRLGQELRKLRDASGLSAGEAGAAVGLGGPHLGHIERARTAIPEGKLRTLAAKYGCQDKPYIEALVAMGNASGRGWWHEYRKVMDSRALDLAELEDSALAHRTFQWLYIPGLLQTEEYTRALFQAPTAESDLKAFERQVEFRLRRQRVLTSSNPPMLHAVIHEAALHMGFVEAAIMRRQLEHLLVAAELPNVRIQFLPFKAKANPEVRGVPFSIFEASVPQLNTVYVEHPVSSLCLGDTAHLAEYARTFENLSSAALPPLDPEPAHVSYTEADSLRLVQHMLYVL
- a CDS encoding ATP-binding protein, yielding MSYRSSEFSLVFPPDPAWVRVAREAVRAAAHHSGIGELDDTAALLTSEVVTNAVIACQGGRCDAPVALHAQWAAPGSLHVLVRDAAPGFPVQRAAPPDEEGGRGLHLIGACATEWGVCRHGAGSGKAVWFQLGGGGAASGL
- a CDS encoding putative quinol monooxygenase, whose protein sequence is MSQLSQQPVQLVIQITALPGRGGDQIAAYKRLAPLVRAEDGCLQYDLHQVAGDPDRFVLIERWSSRAALAAHDATPHMIEADAASPAFRAGPAEVIELDPDPLA